Within Amedibacterium intestinale, the genomic segment GTCTTTCATATTCATAGATTTCATAGAAATTTTGCTCAGTTGCGCGGCTTTCTTTTCATTCCCACATAGGATTCCTTTCCTGCCTTCCATTTTGCCTTCATAATGACACTGTAATGATCATTATAGACTGGAGGTTGATGAAAACATCCATTGTATTTTCAGTTCTTGATGTTTTCTTTTGATTTTTATGAAAAACGATACTACTTCTGCGTCCATCAGTGACGACTATATCCTTCATCTCTTTCATCTCCAGAAAGAACAGATAGATTCTTTCCAGGTAAATCATCAGGATGATGGTGTTCATGTAAGGATCAAGCTTACCCCAAAGACTACTTCATGTCCTGTCTGCGGCTTTCCCACTTCCAAGGTAAAAAGCTATGTACATAAACGCATAACACATTCCATGCTGAATACGGAAGCCTGCTATATCGATTACCAGGCCAGACGCTATATCTGCCCTGCATGTAATAAGACTTTCTATGAGGACAATCCTTTTACTTTCAAGGGAATGAAGATCTCTTTATTGACCGTATATAATGTCCTTCGAGATCTGAAAAACCCTGCCGATACATTTAAAAGCGTTGCACAGAGAAATCATATATCCTCTACTTCTGCCATGTCCATCTTTGACAGGCATGTCCAGATATCCAGAAGAAAACTTCCTGAATATCTGAATATCGACGAAGTCTACAGTTTCAAATCTGAAAACAGTTCCTATGTATGTGTCCTTCTGGATTTCAACTCCCAAAATGTCATCGATCTTCTTCCAGGCAGGAAAAAGTCCGAACTCATCAATTACTTTTCTTTCATTCCCCGAGAAGAAAGATGTGCTGTAAAGGCCGTATCTATTGATTTATGGGAAACCTACAGGATCGTCGCAAAGATGATGTTCCCCAATGCCGCCATAGCTGCGGATAAATTCCATCTCATCCAGGAACTGAACAGAAGAGTAGACAAGGTGCGTCTGCGTACGATGAATCAGTTAAAGAACTATAAGCTCATGGATCTGAAAAATGCAGATGCAGCTTCGATAGAAAAAGCTGAAAGAATGCGTAAACAGTATTACCTTTATAAAAAATTCAACTGGCTTCTCTTCACAAACGATCCTGCATATACAGATCCAAATAGAGAAAAGAAATATAATAAAGTACTTCAGGGATACTATAACTATAACGATATCCTGCATTATATGTGTTTGTATAACCCTGAACTTGAAGAAGCCATGAATCTGAAAGACAGGATGATATATTTCTATAAGAACAGTGATCTTGATAATGCAAGAAAAGATATCAATGAACTGATCAGTGCTTTCAGGGATTGTAAAGTACCTGAAATATCATCCTTTGCGAATACGATGACCAGATGGAAGACTGAAATAATAAATTCTTTTATCGTCACGAATGAACATGGAAGAAAGATAAACAGCGGGATCATAGAAAACAGAAACAGGACGATCAAATGTATCAAGCACAATTCCAATGGATATACCAATTGGAAACGATTCCGAAACAGAGTGCTTTATGTACTGAATAAAGATACCACTTATCACTTATACCCTAAGGAAGGAGAAAATGAAAATGAACAATAAAATTTATTACCAACGTAAAGAAAGATGGCTCAAAAGAGAACTTTACATTAAAAAGCAGCGCCTTATGATGCTGGAGCTGGAAGTAGAAAATCTACGATTGAAACTTCTTTTGGAAAAAGAAAAAAACAAAAATATTCTTCCATTCTGATATTAAAAACGAGAGAGCTGATCAGCTCTCTCATCCTTTACATCTTGTTTTCAATAAACATCTTTGGGGTACTGATGCCCACAAGTTATTTTATTGTCCTTTGTTAGTTTTACCACACGTAATTTTACAAAGCCGATAAAAACAAATGTGATCCTCATGTTATACGTTAAAAAGATTTATTCTTCTTTTTTATATGTGCATCATATTATTTACTTAACTCTTCTGCTTTTTTAGAGAATTCTTTCATTTCTTTTTGTAATTGTTCACGAAGTATAGAAAGGTCTACTTTTAACTTTCTGTCTGAAACAACCTGCTTCCCATTTACAAACACATCTTTTACATCGCTGGCATTTGCGCTATAAACAAGAATAGAATACGGGTCATAAACTGGAAACATATGTGCAGATTCTAAAGAGATCAAAACTATATCTGCTTTTTTTCCAACTTCCAAAGAGCCAATCTGTTCATCAATTCTCAATGCTTTTGCACCTTCAATAGTCGCAATTCTCACAATTTCCTTTGCAGGGAATAAAGATCGATCATGATATTTTGTTTTTTGTGCTCCTGCAAACATCCGCATCTGTATGAATAAATCCAACGTATTCCCACTGCTCGCACCATCCGTTCCAAATCCCATAGCAACACCATTTTCCATTATATCCTTTGCAGGTGCAATTCCTTTCCCTGCTTTTAAATTTGATACAGGGCAATGAGAAACCTTAACATCATGTTTCTTCATCAATTGTATATCAGCCTCATTTATATGAATACAATGAACTGCGAGAACATGTTGATTTAAACAAGAAATAGATTCTAACCATTCTATTGGTGTCATATTGTATTTATTTCTGAAATACGTCATTTCATAATCCATTTCTGCCACATGAGTCATCATCAAAGTATCATGTTTTTTAACAATTTCCATCGCTTTTCTAAAAATTTCCTCAGTATTTGTATTTGTCGCATGAGGTGCTAACATAGGAGTAATAAGAGGATGATGCTTCCATTCCTCAATAAATTTTTCTCCTATTTTTAATGCTTCAACTGCATTTTTTGCATCACAGGTTGGCTGATCAATAATCGTTTCTCCTAGAACAGCACGTATTCCCATTTTTTCACAAGCAAGTGCTACTTTATCCATAAAATAATACATGTCAGCAAATGTTGTAATTCCTGATAAAAGCATTTCTCCTGTACCATAACAAGCCCCATAATAAGCTAAATCTTCATTCATACATGCATTTTCCAATGGAAATAGAAAGCGCCGTAAACGATTAGGACAATCATCCTGTAAAGAACGAAAAGGAAGCATAGAAACATGACAATGTGTATTCACCATACCAGGAAGAACAAGACAATTCTTCGCATCAACGATATTATCTATACTATCAAATTCTTTAGGTTTTCCAACATAAAGAATCTTATCATCTTCGATAACAATCTGACCATCTTTGTATTCCTGCATTTTTTCATTCATCGTTAATATCCATGCATTTTTTATTAATGTTCTCATCGTATTTCCTCCACCATTTTGATTATTTTTTGTTTTGTCGTATCTATCATTCCTTTATCACTTATTTTTAATTGTGGTGACACAAGTAAAGATAAAGTAGAAAAAGACATAATCTCATTATCATGTACATAACCTAAATCTTGCATTGCTTTACGAACATTATCAATATCTTCTCCTATTTCTTCAATGGTACGCTCACTTACGATTCCTCCAACTTCTAAAGCTGCAGAAGCAATTATTTTATGTTCCTTAACAACGACATACCCACCTTGCATCTTTATAATTTCTTTTTGTGCCAACACCATATCATCTACATCATTCCCTAATACCATGACATTATGATGATCATGAGCCCACGAAGTTGCGATAGCACCTTTTTTCTTTATTGTATTCCCTACAATACCATGTGAAATATTCCCATTCTTTCCATAACGTTCATACACCGTAAGTAACGCATAATTTTCTAAATCCAAAAATCCATTCGTAACTGGAAGCCATTTTTGTATATGTTTTGTAAATGTTGAATGTGGTTCTATCTCCATAATATTACATAAAGCAGATGTTCCTTTTAAGTTAATTTTAAAATCTTTTTTTTCAGCTTCACGACATTGAATAGATTGATAAAAATGTTCAGGAAATTGTTTCTTTGTTTCCTTTTTTGTTTTTATGACTTTTTTCCCGTTTTTATACACATCAGTAATATGAAACTTATAAATATCATCTAACATTATAAAATCTGCAATTCTTCCCGGTGCTATTGTTCCTCGATCTTCTAAATGCATACGTCTTGCAGGAGTAAAAGTAGCGCAATAAATAGCCATTTCAGGCTTCATTCCCATTTCAATAGCTTTTTGTACCAATGTATTCAAATGTCCGTATCGCAAATGATCTGCCATGACATCATCTGTAACAAAACAAAAATATTCATAAAAATCATGTTCTATTAAAGTCTCCAAAACTTCTTGTGTCATTGATTTTCCTTGAATTTCAAGGAACATTCCATTTGTAATCTTTTCTATAACACTTTCTTTTGTCTGATGTGTATGATCTGCACTAATACCTTTTGATATAAAATTTGATAATTCTCTACCTTTTATTTTAGGACAATGTCCTTCCAATGGCAATATAGGCCTTAATTTTTTACAAATTCCAATGATTTTTGCGCTTAATGATTCTGGTTCATAACATACATCATAGAAATTCATAACCTCTCCCAAGCAAACGATTTTATTATTCATTAGTAATTCTTTTACTTCTTCTATTCCAATCGCACCACCTGTTGTTTCTAAGTTAGAATTTGTAGATGGAACACTAGATGGAATTCCGTAAAAAATATCTAAGAGCGTATCTTGAGATAAAAAGGAGAGTATTCCCTCTCTTCCAAAAACGTTTGCGATCTCATGAGGATCTGCTACAACGCTTGTAGTCCCATGCGCTAAAACCGCATCAGAAAAACGAGAAGGAATACTCATTGAACTTTCTATATGCATATGAATATCCACTAAACCAGGTATCATATACTTTCCTTTACCATCCACGACATATGTATTATCTAACATAATATTTTTTTCAATATGTGTAAATATACCATTTTTTACTGCTACATCTGTATACTCAAAAGACTTTGTAAAAGAATTATATACCTTACAATTTTGAATAATCATATCATAATTCATAAATTTGCCTCAATTAACGATTTAAAATACGATTCCACTGATCTGTCCAATTTGCCAATAAAGGATTTACAAATGTATAATCAATAGCTTTTGCATTCTCTGCAATTTCACCATATGTAAGTTTTTTTGCCTCATCTTCACTCAATTCAACTTTTGCATTTGTTGGACCTTCATTTAATGACTTACTTGTTACTGACTGCAATTCCTGTGAAATTCGCCAATTAATATATTTATAAGCCATGTCCTTGTTTTTTGAATTAGCTACAACATCAATGGTATTGAAATTTGCATAAGTACCACTTTTCGGCACTAGATATACAACATCCTGTGCTGCCTTTTGAATATTTGGTACGGCAAAATCTCCTACAACTGCAGCTTTAATTTCGCCTGCAGCAAACATATTTGCTAAATCAGAAGATTTTGTATACGTTTTTACTACATTAGGTTTAATAGCTTCCAATGCTTTAAATGCAGCTTCACCATTATCCTTTTTAATATCAACTCCAGCATGATCACTTGCAATATGCACCATTGCTGGTCCAAAAGTAGTAGTAATATCAGGAAGGGCAATTGCACCTTTTAATTCTGCTTTCCACAAATCATCCCAAGAAGTGATTTCAAAACCTACAGCTTCTTTATCATAAACAATTCCTACACTTTGAATAACATAAGCAGGACCATAGCCACTTTCAGATTGCATATTTTTAGCTGGGGTAATCAAATCCTTCAAGTTTTCAATTTTAGATGTATCCAGTTTATCAAATAATCCTTCTTCATATCCTTTTGCTGCTGTAGACTGATTTAATTCTATTACATCGATCCCAGATTCTGGATTATTTTCCAATTTTGTAAAACGATCAGCTGAATTTCCCAAATCTGTTACAACATCGCAATTGTATTTTTCCTCAAAAGGTTTAACTACATCATCATTTACAATATCCTCACTTAATTGGAATGTAGAAACTGTAAGTTTACATCCTTCTGTTTTCTCTGATTTAGATGAACAAGCACTAACAGATACTAGAAGAAAACCGCATAATAATAAACCACATAATTTTTTCATATTCTTTTTATCCTCCTTAACCACTAAACTAAAACAATTTTATGAGCAGGTAAATATAAATGCAATATACTTCCTGTTTCATACACTTTATTTCCATTAACTAAAAGTGTACCAAGCTTTGTAGAAACTTCATACTGATAACTTTTTCCAAGGAAAGTATGTACTTGGACAACACCCTCTAAACCATTTTCCAAAGCGGGATCATCTACAATTTCAATATCATCAGGACGAATTGTAATCTTTGCATTTTCCTTTTCGCATCCTTCTTCTACATGAAACTGTTCTCCTTGTGCTACATAGATATTCTTATTTTCACGTACAACATCAATGAAATTTTCAAATCCAATAAAACGTGCAACAAATTCTGTTTTTGGATGTGCATAGATGTTTTCCGGCGTATCATATTGTTCAATAACTCCACCATTCATAACTGCAACGCGGTCAGAAATAGAGAAACATTCCTCCTGATCATGTGTAACAAAAACTGTAGTTATACCTAACTTTTTCTGCAAACGTTTAATTTCCACCCTCATTTGAATACGTAATTTAGCATCTAAATTAGATAATGGTTCATCCAATAAAAGCAGTTTGGGTTCAATAACAAGTGCACGTGCCAAAGCGACACGTTGTCTCTGTCCACCAGACATTTGTTTTGGTAAACGATTAGCATATTCACTTAATCCACAAATTTCCAGCATTTCATCCACTTTTTTTGTTATTTCTGCTTTATCCATTTTTCTCATTTTTAGTCCAAATGCAACATTTTCTCTAACAGTTAAATGTGGAAAAAGTGCATAGCTTTGAAATACGATACCAAAATTACGTTTATGTACAGGTATCTTTGTGAAATTTTCTCCATCTACCAAAAATTCTCCATTTTTTGTATCAATATAACCAGCAATAACACGAAGCGTTGTTGTTTTTCCACATCCGCTGGGTCCTAATAAAGAAACAAGTTCTCCTTCCTGTATTTGCAAGTTCAAACCTTCTAATATGTTTGTTTTACCATCATAACTTACGCATATATTTTTTAAATCAACAAATGACATAACCTTCTCCTTTTACTTGGCAAGGGCAGAAATACCCAATGTTTTTTCTACAATAAACATAATAAAAATTGTTGCCAACATAAGCAGTACAGATACCGCTGATACTGTTGGATCATAATTGTATTCGACATAGCTCATCAAAGATGCTGGTAAAGTCGTAATTCCTGGGCCACTTAAAAACATAGATACCGGTATATTGTTAAATGAATTAATAAATGCTAGTAAAAAACTAGATATGATTCCACTAGAAATATTCGGTAATACCACTTTGAAAAATGCTTTAAATTTATTACATCCAAGGCTCCATGCAACTTCTTCAATAGAATAATCGAATTGTTCCAAAGAGCCACCTACAACGCGAATAATGTAAGGCAGCACAACCAAAAAGTGTCCAAGTAAAAGGCCTTCATAAACAGGAAATTTCAACTTAATAATTACAAATTGAAATAAAGCGTAGCCAACCACAATTCCTGGAACTATCGTTGGTGATAAGAAAAAGCTTTTAATAATCTTTTTCCCTTTGATACTATAACGAGATAGTGCATAAGCAGCAGGAATTCCTACTATCAAAGCTAAAAGTGTTGCAATTAAAGCAATTTCCATACTTAATATAAACGCTTTTTGAAAAGATTCAGAATTGATTGCTTTTATAAACCAGTCAAATGTAAAACCATGAATAGGAAAAGTAATTGTTGGCTCGCTTCCAAAAGCAGTTACTGCAATGATGAGCAATGGAATAAACAAAAATGCAAATACAAATATAGAAATAATACTTAATCCTTTATATCTACGCATTTATTTCACCTCTTTTGTCTAACTGCGCAGCTATTACATTCAACACTTTCATTACCACTAACGTGATAATTATCATTACAGCTGCAATCACTCCTGCACCAACCCAATCATTTAATGTCATAGCTCTTTGATAAATCAGCGTAGCAAGCACAAGAGATTTGTTTCCACCTAGCAATTGTGGCGTTGTATAGGCTGTTAGTGCCCCAGTAAACACAAGTACAGCACCAGTTAAAATTCCTGGAACGCTCATAGGAAGAACCACTTTTATAAAAGCTTTTAGCTTGCTTGCCCCTAGACTCTCTGCAGCTTCCATCATATCATTATCAATATGATCCATAACCCCTACAAGTGTCATAATCATAATAGGCAAAAACAAATAAATTGTTCCTATTAAAACCGAAAACTCTGTATAAAGCATACTAATTGGTTCATCAATTACACCAAGACTCATTAAAAGGTTATTAATTACTCCGTTCTTTCCCAAAATATTAATCCACGCAAATGAACGAACTACAGAATTTGTTAACATTGGAAAAATAGATATTGCGATTAAGATGCCTTTCCATTTAGCACTGCAGCGAGAAATAAAATACGCTGTTGGAACACCAAGCAGAATACAGACAAATGTTGCAATAAGTGCAATACGAATCGTTCTAATCAAAATTTCAATATAATATTCATCCTGAAAAAATGCCGTATAGGCCGATAATGAAAATCCATCTGGAAATATTGTTGGCCATAAAACAGATAGCAAAGGCATCATCAGAAAGAAAATCAACAATACGATTCCTGGAAAAAGAAATACATAAGGAATTCTTTTTTTCATCGTTTTCCTCCTCGTCTTTATATTAGTTTTTAAAGTCATTATTCCTTCTCCTTGTCAAAGCTTTCTTTGAAAAGATAAAAAAGCTTCTATATGATATAGAAGCTAAAAGACATTTCTAATATCATCATAGTCCGATAATTTACGGCTACCGGGTAGAAACTTAACGCACCATATTTGCGCCATATATGACTTATTAAAACCTTTTGTATTATAACAAAAAACAATTTATTTGTACACAAAAATTACATAGTACACCCACAATTTATTATTATAAAGTTTACCTATATTCTTATTTTAATATTGTATTTTCAAGTAATCTTTAAGATAACCTTTTCTTGTAAAACAATAAAGCAAACAATACACCAAACGCTTCCGCAAACGCTACGGTAAACCAAATGGCATCAATGCCAAATAAAGATACAAGTAAAAATAAACCAAGCAGAATAAACACAAAGCCTTTTAAAAATGCCAGTAAGGTTGCCACTTTTCCATATTCAATAGACTGAAAGAAATATAGAAACATCGTAATAAGTGCAGTAAATGGCAAACTCAAAAAATAAAACTGAATCCCTTTTGAAGCATTTTCTATTAAAGCTGCATCATTGTTTGCAAATAAAGCTGCCAGCTCTTTAGAGAAAATAAAACAAAGCAAATACGCAACAATAGAAAATATAAGACTTGTTTGAATCGATATAGAGAAAGCCTCTTTTACTCGTTTTGTATGCATCGCCCCATAATTAGCGGAAATGATAGGCTGAGAGGCCTGCGCAAATCCATTCAACAATCCTTTTCCTACATAGGCAATGTTAGTGATGATGGCATAAGCTGCCAGAAACATAGCATCTGCCTTTTTTAATATTACATAATTAAAAATAACAATGACTGCACCTGCACTTATTTCTAAAATTCCACTTCCAAAGCCATTTGAAAAAATACGTTTCCATATTTTGGTATCAAATATATCTTTTGTCAGATGAATGGTATTTTTCTTACGTATGAAATGAAGGCTCATAATACCAAGAGAGATTACTGGTCCGATTGCTGTCGCAACGGCAGCTCCAAAAATTCCCATATTAAATTGAATAACAAAGACATAATCTAAGAAGATGTTGGAAAAGTTTCCTGCCATGGTAGCTATCATTGCCAGGCGAGGGGCATGATCATTTCTTAAAATCACACTTCCTGCATAATTCACAATAAAAGCCATAGCCATTCCATTTACAGGAATCATATATGCTTTTACAAGTGGTAAAAGCTCTTCGCTGCTGCCAAGCAAATACGCAAAATCATCCACAAATAGATTTCCAAAAAAGGCAATGCATAAGCCAATACTTACCATTCCAAGCGCACCATATGTATAGGCTTTATTTCTTACTTTTGGCTGTTTTTCTCCTTCCGCAACAGACATAACAGTTGCAGCCCCTACACCAAAGGTTAACCCTATCGCAGAATATATGGTATATAAAGGTATCGCAATGTTCATTGCCGCTAAAGCTGTACTTCCAGCACCTTTTGAAACAAAATATACATCCGCTAAACAATACAAAGAATTGCTTGCCATTGCCAATAAGGTTGGAAGTAAATAATGTGCATATAAACTTGATACCTTCTTTTCAAATAAAGCCGTACTATGCATGATAAACCTCCAAAAGATCATGTAATACGTTTCTGCATTCTGTTTCATCTTCTATGGTAAATACACATAAGAAAGAAGTAATACCAAGCTGTTTATATTTTGATATATCTTTATAATTTTTTATTGGTTCTTCACTCAATAAATGCATTCGACAATGGATATCGTTCATCAATGGATAACGATGTCCTTTTATATCTCTTAAGGAATAGCGGGTATTTCCTCTGCATAATGCACAGTTTTGCTTATTGTTATCTTTGATGCATGCATTGACAGGACAATATTCACTCAGCATCAATTCCACATGCCCATATACCTGCAAAGCAAAATTTCCTTTCTGATGGAAATGCTTTTCAAATCCATCACAAAGATTTTTTATACTATTTTCATCATGTTCGATAGACAACGTTACAATATCCAACCCATGAGAAAATGCAAACCCGGCAGAAAGAGAATTCGTTATATTCAAAGAAGTATCTCCTATCCCATGTTTCATATGATGCATACCACCATTTTCCTGAATCATCGTATAGGGTTCATAATCCTCTTTCATAACACGGGCTTCTCTTTTATAAACATGTTCATCGATTTGATGAAGTTGATGATATAAAGCTTCATTTTCCACATAAATATTTGTAATTCCCATTTCTTTACAGACTTCATACTGTTTTTGAGTCGAAACAACTACTAAAAGTTCTTGTCGATTTTGAACAGGCAAACATGTAAACTTAGGTGTCTGTACTCTTCTATTTCCATTTACATTCTTTCGAAGTTCTTCCAGCTTGTTTAAAGCATCTCTTCGCATTCGATTTAATTCACTGATTGGAAAAATCCCCTGTATATCCGTATCCAATGTAATATCTTTAAATATAAAGGGAGTATCGTTGGTCTTTCTTAACTGTGTTTGAATTCTATCTGGATCTAATGCTGTTTTTCTTGCCAATTCACAAACACATTCACTTGCAATTTCTACTTTATGTATGCCATCTTCTACTACAAGTAATGGATGCTGCCCAATATGCATAGAAAACTGACCTGTAATTTCCACTTTTCGTTTTCCTTTTTCAAAGCTTTGTCGAAGATTTTCTAACTGTACTACATCGCTTGTTTTCAAGACCTTGCTGCCTTTTTCCACATAAGTATTTACATCCATCTGAATCCTGTCATTTGCATAGGCTTTGTTAACCAGCAAGCCATTTTTATAAATTCGGTTTGCACAAAAACCTGCATCTTCCTTCTTACTAAGAATGCGAATTCCATCTCCCTGTGCTAAATCGTGATGTAAACGAATCGTCATTTTTCCTTTATGTACATTTTCCACAATACCAATTTCTATTCCTATATGATTTGGTCTTACAGGATTCATTAATGCACTTCCCATCTGATGAAACAGATGTCCTTTTGTAAAGCCTCGATGGAAAATCTTTTGCATTTCTTCCTTCATTTCTTTATCTACATGAAACTCTTTTTTTTCATAATAGGCATCAATCGCTTTACGATACAAAGAAGTCATTAGAGCTACAT encodes:
- a CDS encoding U32 family peptidase; the encoded protein is MKKVELLSPAGSFDALRSAVQNGCDAVYLGGMMFGARAFANNFDEEELKKAVAYAHIYGVRVFVTVNTLLYEEELETFKEYAIKLQEADVDALIVQDMGAFVLLKELLPDMELHASTQMHIHNHDGILMMKEEGASRVVVPRETTIEEIREYAKLGLDLEVFVQGALCVSYSGQCLMSSQTLQRSGNQGECAQNCRMQYTLEKEENGIRKDVSTKGSYLLSCKDLNTLEEVPRLIEAGIASFKIEGRMKRPEYVALMTSLYRKAIDAYYEKKEFHVDKEMKEEMQKIFHRGFTKGHLFHQMGSALMNPVRPNHIGIEIGIVENVHKGKMTIRLHHDLAQGDGIRILSKKEDAGFCANRIYKNGLLVNKAYANDRIQMDVNTYVEKGSKVLKTSDVVQLENLRQSFEKGKRKVEITGQFSMHIGQHPLLVVEDGIHKVEIASECVCELARKTALDPDRIQTQLRKTNDTPFIFKDITLDTDIQGIFPISELNRMRRDALNKLEELRKNVNGNRRVQTPKFTCLPVQNRQELLVVVSTQKQYEVCKEMGITNIYVENEALYHQLHQIDEHVYKREARVMKEDYEPYTMIQENGGMHHMKHGIGDTSLNITNSLSAGFAFSHGLDIVTLSIEHDENSIKNLCDGFEKHFHQKGNFALQVYGHVELMLSEYCPVNACIKDNNKQNCALCRGNTRYSLRDIKGHRYPLMNDIHCRMHLLSEEPIKNYKDISKYKQLGITSFLCVFTIEDETECRNVLHDLLEVYHA